The following nucleotide sequence is from Rubrobacter radiotolerans DSM 5868.
AGGCCGTTGTGCTGGGGGCCACGGTCTCGGTGGCGAGTCAGGCCGGGGACCTCTTCGAGTCCACGCTCAAGCGCATCCTCGACATAAAGGACCTCGGGCGCATCCTTCCCGGCCACGGCGGGATGCTCGACCGGATAGACAGCCTGCTCTTCGCCGCTCCGGCTGTATACTACGTCTCGCTGTTTTTGTAGCCAGACGTAGTAAGAGAGTTCGTTTACAGGAGATCCCACCATCCAGAAGTCCATCCGCCGCGTGACGATACTCGGCTCGACCGGGAGCATCGGCACGCAAGCCCTCGATATCGTCCGCCGCCACCCCGAACGCTTCGAACTCGTCGGTCTCTCCGCCTCCTCGAACGTGGACGCTCTCGCCGATCAGGCGCGGGAGTTCTCCCCGCAGTACGTCGCTCTTGAGAACGGCTCGGCGCGCGACCTCGAAGACCGGGGTGTGAAGGAACCTCGGGTCCTGACCGGCCGGGGCGCTGCAAGCGAGCTTGCGCGCGTGGAGGCGGACGTCGTCCTTAACGGGGTCGTCGGCTTCGCGGGGCTCGCGGCGACCGTCGCCGCACTAGAGGCGAAAAACACCCTCGCGCTCGCGAACAAGGAGTCGGTCGTCGCCGGCGGCGAATGGGTGCTGGACCTCGCGAAAGATAACCCCATAATACCCGTTGACTCGGAGCACTCGGCGATCTTCCAGTGCCTTGAGGGCCGCGAGCCGGATCGGGTCTCGGGTCTTCTCCTCACGGCCTCTGGCGGGCCGTTCTTTGCGACGCCGAAGGCGGAGCTTCTCGACGCCGGTCCGGAGGCCGCTCTGAAGCACCCGACGTGGAGCATGGGCGTGAAGAACACGCTGGATTCGGCGACGATGATGAACAAGGGCCTTGAGGTTATCGAGGCGCATCATCTCTTCGGGGTCTCCTACGAGAACATCAAGGTCGTCGTTCACCGTCAGTCGGTCGTGCACGGCGGGGTCTACTTCAAGGACGGCGCGTTCGTCCTGCACGCCTCGCCGCCGGACATGCGGTTGCCGATCGCCTACGGCCTCCTCTACCCCGAAAGGGTCGCCTCGCCCGTCGGTGATACGGACTTCGCCGGGGTCTCATGGACC
It contains:
- the dxr gene encoding 1-deoxy-D-xylulose-5-phosphate reductoisomerase, with amino-acid sequence MTILGSTGSIGTQALDIVRRHPERFELVGLSASSNVDALADQAREFSPQYVALENGSARDLEDRGVKEPRVLTGRGAASELARVEADVVLNGVVGFAGLAATVAALEAKNTLALANKESVVAGGEWVLDLAKDNPIIPVDSEHSAIFQCLEGREPDRVSGLLLTASGGPFFATPKAELLDAGPEAALKHPTWSMGVKNTLDSATMMNKGLEVIEAHHLFGVSYENIKVVVHRQSVVHGGVYFKDGAFVLHASPPDMRLPIAYGLLYPERVASPVGDTDFAGVSWTFDEPRNDVFRCLPLAFEAGRLGGAYPVALNAANEVAIESFLDGRIKFLDIADVVEATLESASGVDAAAELESLDGIVAADEQARAEARRVLEARR